The region TCTGAATTTCGATCTTCTGCGTACAACGGGGAAATCACGTTTGCTGATAACAAGACCAACAAAACCACGAATCCCCGAAACTTCATAAGAATTTATTTGACTTCGCGTACTTGGATGGTTTCGACCCGTTCTTCACCCGCTATGATGTCGGACAAAATCACCACCTTCTCCCCCATTTGCAAATAGCCATTGTTAACAAGTGTTTGGATAGCAAGTTTGATTGTTTTTTCAGGATCTGAGGAAAAATCGACTCGGTATGGAATGACCCCACGTGTTAGCCACAACTTTCGCCTAACAGAAGTCATGTTTGTAAACGCATGGACAATTGGGTATCTTGGATGAAACGAAGCCAAATTATTAGCAGTAATCCCTCGTCTTGTGATAGCAATGATTGCATGAGCTTGCATGGAATCAGCCAAATTAGCAGCCGACCTTGCCATCTCTTCTTTTTGGTCTTTTGGTTTTCTTTGTGCCGCAAGGCCAAGGTTAATCGACATTTCCATACGACGGGCAATTTTATCTAACATCTCCACACAACGCACAGGGAACTTCCCCATCGCTGTTTCTCCAGAAAGCATAATTGCATCAGCTTCTTCATACACTGCGTTGGCAACATCCGTTACCTCAGCTCTAGTCGGAGATGGATTGTGAATCATCGATTCGAGTAAATGCGTAGCTACAATGACTCGTTTCCCTTCTTCTTGGCAACGTTTGATGATTCGCCTTTGGACAATCGGGAGTTCTTCAATTTCTATCTCAACACCCAAATCACCTCGAGCGACCATAATGCCATCAGAAGTTTTGATAATTTCATCTAAATTTTTAAGCCCTTCTTGGTCTTCTATCTTTGCGATAATTTGTGCATGGTGTTTTTTCTCATCAATGATCTCACGGAGTTGTAAAACGTCATCCTTAGAACGCACAAAAGATAAGGCAACAAAGTCGATATCCTCTTCTAATCCAAAGAGGATATCTTTAAGATCCTTGGGAGTGATAGAAGGAATGTTCACCCTGATTCCAGGCAAGTTGATATGTTTTCTGGAACCCAATTTTCCACCATCTAACACAGTACAAATAAGTTCGTTTTCACGAATCTCTTGCACTGCAAGGTTGATGAGTCCGTTATCAACAGTGACTTTATCTCCTACCTTCAAATCTTTTACGATATCACGATAGTTAACGAAGACACTTTGCGCTTCTGCTTCCATCCCAGGAATGATGTGGAAGGTAAATGTTTCACCCACTTTTAAGTGTAAATCGTTTTGGACATCCCCTGTTCGAATCTCTGGGCCCTGTGTATCAAGTAGGATCGAAATCGGTTGTTTGTGTAATTCATCTTTGTTAAGAGACTTGATAATTCGAATGATTTTTCTGTGAAACTCGTGA is a window of Leptospira sp. WS60.C2 DNA encoding:
- the pyk gene encoding pyruvate kinase; this encodes MPAIEQLRARKTKIVCTIGPATASKEMIRSLALAGMNIARINMSHGDHEFHRKIIRIIKSLNKDELHKQPISILLDTQGPEIRTGDVQNDLHLKVGETFTFHIIPGMEAEAQSVFVNYRDIVKDLKVGDKVTVDNGLINLAVQEIRENELICTVLDGGKLGSRKHINLPGIRVNIPSITPKDLKDILFGLEEDIDFVALSFVRSKDDVLQLREIIDEKKHHAQIIAKIEDQEGLKNLDEIIKTSDGIMVARGDLGVEIEIEELPIVQRRIIKRCQEEGKRVIVATHLLESMIHNPSPTRAEVTDVANAVYEEADAIMLSGETAMGKFPVRCVEMLDKIARRMEMSINLGLAAQRKPKDQKEEMARSAANLADSMQAHAIIAITRRGITANNLASFHPRYPIVHAFTNMTSVRRKLWLTRGVIPYRVDFSSDPEKTIKLAIQTLVNNGYLQMGEKVVILSDIIAGEERVETIQVREVK